GGACCGTCTGAGGGACGTGGTGGCCAGCTACGTCATCCACATGCTCATGCTGTACCGCAGCGTCATGGAGGAAGTGCGACCTGACGAGCTGGAGCGGGTCTGGCCAGAGTGGCTTCGGAGATGGTGGCCCGCGGCGCAGGCTGCCCGGTGACCTGGGTCTCGTGCAACACCGGGCCAGGCTCCGCGGGTGACGTGTGGCTGGGAGGTGGGGACTGACGAAGAACTGGGGAAGATCGAGGAGAGGACCGGACCGCGGCGATGTTCTGCCGCGGTCCGGTCGTTTGGTAGGATAGCGGACGACGGCGTCAGTTGAGGTGGGACGTGTCGAGCGGCAGCACGTCGTCGATGCACTCGGCGTCGGTCACCTCCACGAGCAGCGCCTCGGCGAGCGCGAGCCGCTCGCGCGCCGCGGCGTTGCCGCCCTCGGCCAGCATCCGGTGCGCCTGGACGCTCTCCGCGAGCGCGGTGCACAGCGCCGCCCAGAGGGCGGGCGTGATGGTGAGGGAGGGCTGGGCCGCCAGGCGCGTCTCCAGCAGCTCGGCGATGTGGTCGAAGAACGGCAGGTGCTCGGGCACCACCAGCGTGCGGTACGGGATCGGCTCGGTCATGAGCATCGGTTCGGGGGGATTTGGGTTCGGCGCCTGCCGCGTGAATCGCGTGGGCCGTGTGCGGCAGGCCGGAGGCCGGTCAGGGCTCGCGCACCACCTCCTCCGGGCGCTTGTCCTCCCGGACGGTGAGGAAGCTGGGCGAGCGCAGGCGGGCGGTCTCGGTCCAGTCCTGGAACCGGACCTCGACCACCATCCGCGGCTCTACCCATCGCGTCGGCTCATCCAGCACGGGCGGCGGGTCGAAGGGGGAGCCCAGCCGCGCGAGGGAGCGCAGCCGGCGGGCGAGGCTGCCGAGCTCGCGCTCGCTGAAGCCGGTGCCGACCCTGCCCGCGTAGGCCAGCCGCCCGGCGTCGTCGTGGTATCCGACCACCAGCGCTCGGAACTCCCGTTGCTCGGCGTCCGACTCGGTGAAGCCGCCGACCACGAACTCCTGCCGGCGCACGATCTTCAGCTTCCGCCAGAGGGCGCTGCGCTGCCCGGGGAAGTAGCGCGAGTCGGCGCGCTTGGAGACGAGCCCCTCCCAGTCCTCCGCCTGCGCGCGGGCGAGCATGGCGGCCCCGTCGCTCTCCTGGAGCGCCAGGCGCACGCCCGCGGGCGGGTCGGAGAGGACGGCCTCCAGGAGCTGCCTGCGTTCGGCGAGGGTCCGGTCGAGCAGCGTCACGGCCCCGATGGCCAGGACGTCGAACGCCACGAACGCGGCGGGCCTCGTCTTCGCGAGCAGGCCGATCTTGAAGGTCTGCTCCAGCGGGAGCCGCCGCTGGAGACGCTGGAGTCCGAGGAAGCCGTCGTCGTCGGCGTCGACGATCTCGCCGTCCAGCACCAGCTTCTGGCCCACCAGCGCGGAGAGCGCGCGGAGCGCGTCGGCGACCTCGGGGAACTGCCGGGCCTTGTTCTGGCCCTTGCGCGTCAGCAGCGAGACGGGCCCGGCGTCGGCGTGCGCGAGCGCGCGCACGCCGTCGTACTTGCGCTCGTGGCGCCACCCCGGCCCGACCGGCACGGCGGGGGTGGCCTCGGCGAGCATCGGCTCGTAGGTGGCGGGGGTGAGCATCGGCCCGGCTCAGGCCGCCGCTTTCTTGGCGGCGATCGACGCCTGGAGGATCGCCACCAGGTCGGTGACGGCGGTGGCGGCCGGCTCCTCGGCGGTCTCGAACTCCAGCTCCTCGCCGCTCATCCGGGCGGTGATCAGCCGCTCCAGGTTCTCGCGGTACTCGTCCCGGAACCCGGCGGTCGCGAGCGAGCCGGCGAGGCTGTGCACGAGCTGCTCGGCGAGGCCGACCTCCGCCTCCTGCAGATCGGCGCCGGCCGGGAACGAGAACTCGCCCAGGTCCACCAGCTCGTCCGGCCAGTGCATCAGGTGCAGGACGAGCGCGTCGCCCATCACGCGGATCGCCGCCACCTGCTGCCGGCTCTTCAGCGCGATCACGCCGACGGCGACCATCCCCGTGCGCCTGAGCGCCTCGCGCAGCAGCGCGTATGGTCGCGCGGCCGCGGGCTTCTGCGGCCCCACCAGATACGGCTTGTCGAAGAAGCGCAGGTCGACCGCGGCCTCGGGGACGCAGAGCCGGATGTCGAAGCTCTTGCCGATCGGCAGCGCGGCGCGCTCGAAGTCGGCCTTGGTGAGCACCACGAACTCGTCGGGGCCGGTCTCGAACCCCGACACCAGGTCGGCGTGCGCCACCTCGTGCGCCGTCTCCACCTCCTCCGCGCCCTCCGGCTCCCCGGCGCAGACGCGCTTCATCGAGATCGGCTTTTTGTGGACCGGGCAGAGCTGCCGGAAGCTCACGTCCTGGTCCCGCACGGCCGTGTAGAGGCTGATCGGGAGGTGGATCAGGCCGAAGCTCAGGCTGCCGTTCCAGGTGCTGCGCGGCATGGGTGTCTCCGTGGCAGAAAGAAAGAGGAGGCCGGCGCCTCGTGGGCACCGGCCTCCCCGTGTCTTCGCCCGGCGGGGGCGCCGGGCGGTGTGCTAGTGTTTTCTTCCTCGCAGGATCAGGAGCCCGCGGGTTCGTCGACGGCCTCCGGGGAACCGGGGTCGTCCGCACCCGGCGCCGGGTGGACGTGGGGCGGCTCGCGCATCCCCTCGTCGGTCGCCAGGTCCTCGTGGTAGCGGTCGTAGGGGTCGTCGGGCCGCGTCATGGAGTCCGCGCAGGTTGGCTCAGGAGGGGACGGCGAGCCGGCGGGCCCGGGCCTTCGCCTTCCGGCGGAGGCGCCGCCGAGCCGGCCCGCGGCGGCGGCCGGGGTGGTACTTCC
This Longimicrobium sp. DNA region includes the following protein-coding sequences:
- the ligD gene encoding non-homologous end-joining DNA ligase, with protein sequence MLTPATYEPMLAEATPAVPVGPGWRHERKYDGVRALAHADAGPVSLLTRKGQNKARQFPEVADALRALSALVGQKLVLDGEIVDADDDGFLGLQRLQRRLPLEQTFKIGLLAKTRPAAFVAFDVLAIGAVTLLDRTLAERRQLLEAVLSDPPAGVRLALQESDGAAMLARAQAEDWEGLVSKRADSRYFPGQRSALWRKLKIVRRQEFVVGGFTESDAEQREFRALVVGYHDDAGRLAYAGRVGTGFSERELGSLARRLRSLARLGSPFDPPPVLDEPTRWVEPRMVVEVRFQDWTETARLRSPSFLTVREDKRPEEVVREP
- a CDS encoding Ku protein; this encodes MPRSTWNGSLSFGLIHLPISLYTAVRDQDVSFRQLCPVHKKPISMKRVCAGEPEGAEEVETAHEVAHADLVSGFETGPDEFVVLTKADFERAALPIGKSFDIRLCVPEAAVDLRFFDKPYLVGPQKPAAARPYALLREALRRTGMVAVGVIALKSRQQVAAIRVMGDALVLHLMHWPDELVDLGEFSFPAGADLQEAEVGLAEQLVHSLAGSLATAGFRDEYRENLERLITARMSGEELEFETAEEPAATAVTDLVAILQASIAAKKAAA